One segment of Carya illinoinensis cultivar Pawnee chromosome 13, C.illinoinensisPawnee_v1, whole genome shotgun sequence DNA contains the following:
- the LOC122291463 gene encoding uncharacterized protein LOC122291463 — protein MHMHDYYGELPTWSPGLMQQLDGYQYPCNIQEYDAGYPTSAMTTGSTANKRDDIEDSETDIPRTSAEVEESGKDRADGMETTTDVVAETAQLDDGVADGSAKNLHQEHALVPMLFLRYRRQLHVRVHRKYSVR, from the exons ATGCACATGCACGATTACTATGGAGAACTTCCTACGTGGTCACCAGGTCTAATGCAACAGCTAGATGGCTACCAATATCCATGCAATATTCAAGAG TACGATGCTGGTTACCCAACTTCTGCTATGACTACTGGATCCACCGCAAACAAAAGAGATGATATAGAAGACTCCGAAACTGATATCCCTAGGACCTCCGCTGAAGTTGAAGAAAGCGGAAAAGATAGAGCTGATGGTATGGAAACCACCACGGATGTCGTTGCCGAGACAGCTCAGTTAGATGATGGAGTTGCTGATGGCTCAGCCAAGAACCTCCATCAAGAACATGCACTGGTTCCAATGTTATTCCTTCGATACCGAAGACAGCTACATGTGCGGGTTCACAGAAAGTACTCAGTCCGCTAG